From a single Brassica napus cultivar Da-Ae chromosome C9, Da-Ae, whole genome shotgun sequence genomic region:
- the LOC106450522 gene encoding protein REVEILLE 4 isoform X2 — protein MTSSLSSNPVIAEERPTETSTDLTVNSLSTEAPEKKVRKAYTITKSRESWTEGEHDKFLEALQLFDRDWKKIEDFVGSKTVIQIRSHAQKYFLKVEKNGTLAHVPPPRPKRKAAHPYPQKASKNAQMSLHVSMSFPTQINNVPGYTSWDDDTSALLNIAVSEVILPKDELTTLCGGEDVIESNGSTSEGSPSASCIASSSRTVSDSKTANQAPSMHGLPDFAEVYNFIGSVFDPDSKGRMKKLKEMDPINFETVLLLMRNLTVNLSNPDFEPAGKVLNN, from the exons TCGCTGAAGAAAGACCGACGGAAACGTCTACAGATCTGACGGTGAATTCATTATCGACGGAAGCTCCGGAGAAGAAGGTGAGGAAAGCTTACACCATCACCAAGTCTAGAGAGAGTTGGACTGAAGGAGAGCACGATAAGTTTCTCGAAGCTCTTCAATT GTTTGATCGTGACTGGAAAAAGATTGAAGATTTTGTTGGTTCAAAGACAGTTATTCAG ATCAGGAGCCATGcccaaaaatactttttgaaggTCGAGAAAAACGGGACCTTAGCACACGTGCCACCCCCTAGGCCTAAACGCAAAGCCGCTCATCCATATCCTCAGAAGGCATCTAAGAATG CTCAAATGTCGCTTCATGTCTCCATGTCCTTTCCTACTCAAATAAATAATGTTCCTGGATATACTTCATGGGATGATGATACCTCTGCATTGCTTAACATAGCCGTAAGCGAGGTTATTCTACCAAAAGATGAACTTACTACTCTTTGTGGAGGAGAAG ATGTTATTGAATCGAATGGCTCAACAAGTGAGGGTAGTCCTTCAGCATCTTGTATAGCAAGCTCAAGCAGAACAGTATCAGATTCCAAGACGGCGAATCAAGCTCCCTCAATGCACG GTCTTCCTGATTTTGCTGAAGTTTATAACTTCATTGGGAGTGTCTTCGATCCTGACAGCAAAGGCCGCATGAAAAAGCTCAAGGAAATGGATCCTATTAATTTCGAAACT GTTCTGCTATTGATGAGAAACCTCACAGTGAACTTGTCAAACCCGGACTTCGAACCTGCT GGGAAGGTCCTGAACAATTAA
- the LOC106450522 gene encoding protein REVEILLE 4 isoform X1, producing MTSSLSSNPVIAEERPTETSTDLTVNSLSTEAPEKKVRKAYTITKSRESWTEGEHDKFLEALQLFDRDWKKIEDFVGSKTVIQIRSHAQKYFLKVEKNGTLAHVPPPRPKRKAAHPYPQKASKNAQMSLHVSMSFPTQINNVPGYTSWDDDTSALLNIAVSEVILPKDELTTLCGGEDVIESNGSTSEGSPSASCIASSSRTVSDSKTANQAPSMHGLPDFAEVYNFIGSVFDPDSKGRMKKLKEMDPINFETVLLLMRNLTVNLSNPDFEPASEYSDAAGEGPEQLSS from the exons TCGCTGAAGAAAGACCGACGGAAACGTCTACAGATCTGACGGTGAATTCATTATCGACGGAAGCTCCGGAGAAGAAGGTGAGGAAAGCTTACACCATCACCAAGTCTAGAGAGAGTTGGACTGAAGGAGAGCACGATAAGTTTCTCGAAGCTCTTCAATT GTTTGATCGTGACTGGAAAAAGATTGAAGATTTTGTTGGTTCAAAGACAGTTATTCAG ATCAGGAGCCATGcccaaaaatactttttgaaggTCGAGAAAAACGGGACCTTAGCACACGTGCCACCCCCTAGGCCTAAACGCAAAGCCGCTCATCCATATCCTCAGAAGGCATCTAAGAATG CTCAAATGTCGCTTCATGTCTCCATGTCCTTTCCTACTCAAATAAATAATGTTCCTGGATATACTTCATGGGATGATGATACCTCTGCATTGCTTAACATAGCCGTAAGCGAGGTTATTCTACCAAAAGATGAACTTACTACTCTTTGTGGAGGAGAAG ATGTTATTGAATCGAATGGCTCAACAAGTGAGGGTAGTCCTTCAGCATCTTGTATAGCAAGCTCAAGCAGAACAGTATCAGATTCCAAGACGGCGAATCAAGCTCCCTCAATGCACG GTCTTCCTGATTTTGCTGAAGTTTATAACTTCATTGGGAGTGTCTTCGATCCTGACAGCAAAGGCCGCATGAAAAAGCTCAAGGAAATGGATCCTATTAATTTCGAAACT GTTCTGCTATTGATGAGAAACCTCACAGTGAACTTGTCAAACCCGGACTTCGAACCTGCT TCTGAATACTCTGATGCTGCAGGGGAAGGTCCTGAACAATTAAGCTCTTAG
- the LOC106450523 gene encoding mediator of RNA polymerase II transcription subunit 4-like — translation MLQHQIGQSPARLGLTGPGSPSVQNLTPSRHGHPTSSSSSQSHHQQQQIQQPPPNLPPSSSVAAASSSSSAPVSSSALLSLLPPLPRAQALLQQMAVLSSKLFDVSPNRALWLSAFRGSLPSFLTSSHSLPPPPPLEIPNPSSTKEILSQFNSLQTQLFEAVTELQEILDLQDAKQKLAREIKSKDSSLLAFANKLKEAERVLDMLVDDYSDYRKPKRTKTEDEENDNESSTTVSSQLKLKDILAYAHKISYTTFAPPEFGAGQAPLRGALPPAPQDEQMRASQLYAFADLDIGLPKTVENIEKKVEALMEPPPPPPDLSAIQGLLPPNIAVPSGWKPGMPVELPKDWRLPAPPPGWKPGDPVVLPPELVPAPRAQEQQQVRPPQGLHRPPDVIHVREVQLDIMEDDSSEYSSEESSDDEE, via the coding sequence ATGCTACAGCATCAGATCGGTCAATCTCCGGCGAGACTAGGGCTGACAGGCCCTGGCTCTCCTTCCGTGCAAAATCTAACGCCTTCTCGTCATGGCCATCCAACCTCCTCCTCATCCTCCCAATCTCACCACCAACAACAACAGATCCAACAACCACCTCCTAACCTACCACCTTCCTCCTCCGTAGCCGCAGCCTCATCCTCTTCCTCGGCGCCTGTTTCCTCCTCCGCTTTGCTATCACTCCTTCCGCCGCTCCCCCGAGCGCAGGCTCTTCTCCAGCAGATGGCGGTTTTATCATCCAAACTCTTCGACGTCTCTCCCAATCGCGCGCTCTGGCTCTCCGCCTTTCGCGGCTCCCTCCCTTCGTTCCTCACCTCGTCGCACTCGCTCCCGCCGCCTCCGCCGCTTGAAATCCCTAATCCTTCGTCAACCAAGGAGATCCTCTCTCAGTTCAATTCCCTCCAGACGCAGCTCTTCGAAGCCGTCACGGAGCTTCAGGAGATCCTCGATCTCCAGGACGCGAAGCAGAAGCTCGCGCGTGAGATCAAATCAAAAGATTCGTCTCTCCTCGCCTTCGCCAACAAGCTCAAGGAAGCTGAACGTGTTCTCGATATGCTCGTCGACGATTACTCCGATTACCGCAAGCCAAAACGAACCAAAACTGAAGACGAAGAGAATGACAATGAGTCTTCCACAACAGTTTCTTCTCAGCTCAAGCTTAAGGACATCTTAGCCTACGCTCACAAGATTAGCTACACAACATTCGCTCCTCCTGAGTTCGGCGCAGGGCAAGCGCCTCTCCGTGGCGCATTGCCACCAGCTCCACAAGACGAGCAAATGAGAGCTTCTCAGCTCTACGCCTTCGCTGATCTCGACATCGGTCTACCGAAAACCGTGGAGAACATTGAGAAGAAGGTAGAAGCTCTCATGGAGCCGCCACCACCTCCTCCAGATCTGTCTGCGATTCAGGGCCTGCTTCCACCGAACATCGCAGTTCCCTCGGGATGGAAACCGGGAATGCCGGTGGAACTGCCGAAAGATTGGCGTTTGCCGGCTCCGCCTCCTGGATGGAAACCAGGAGACCCTGTCGTGTTACCGCCTGAGTTGGTTCCCGCGCCTAGAGCACAGGAGCAGCAACAAGTGCGGCCTCCTCAGGGACTTCACAGGCCGCCTGATGTCATACATGTCCGAGAAGTTCAGCTTGACATTATGGAGGATGATAGCAGTGAATACAGCAGCGAGGAGAGTTCAGACGACGAGGAATAA
- the LOC106372610 gene encoding 60S ribosomal protein L4-2-like: MAAAAAARPLVSVQGLDGDMSTDQSTTVCLPDVMTAPVRPDIVSFVHAQISNNSRQPYAVSKKAGHQTSAESWGTGRAVSRIPRVPGGGTHRAGQAAFGNMCRGGRMFAPTKIWRRWHRRVNVNMKRHAIVSAIAATAVPSLVMARGHKIENVPEMPLVVSDSAEAVEKTSAAIKVLKQIGAYDDAEKAKDSIGIRSGVGKMRNRRYICRKGPLVVFGTEGAKIVKAFRNITGVELCHVERLNLLKLAPGGHLGRFVIWTKSAFEKLESIYGSFEKPSEKKKGYVLPRAKMVNADLARIINSDEVQSVVKPIKKDAKRAVMKKNPLKNLNVMLKLNPYAKTAKRMSLLAEAQRVKSKKEKLEKKRKPVTKEEAQAIKAAGKAWYQTMISDSDYTEFDNFTKWLGASQ, encoded by the exons ATGGCAGCCGCCGCCGCCGCACGCCCTCTAGTCTCCGTCCAAGGACTCGACGGTGACATGTCCACCGACCAATCCACCACAGTCTGCTTGCCCGACGTCATGACAGCCCCCGTGAGGCCCGACATCGTCAGCTTCGTCCACGCCCAAATCTCCAACAACAGCCGCCAGCCTTACGCCGTCTCCAAAAAAGCCGGTCACCAGACCTCCGCCGAGTCCTGGGGAACCGGACGCGCCGTCTCCCGTATCCCTCGTGTTCCCGGCGGCGGAACTCACCGCGCCGGTCAAGCAGCCTTCGGAAACATGTGTCGTGGTGGTCGGATGTTCGCTCCGACTAAGATCTGGAGACGCTGGCACCGTCGCGTCAACGTCAACATGAAGAGGCACGCGATCGTCTCCGCCATTGCGGCTACAGCTGTTCCCTCTCTAGTGATGGCTCGTGGTCACAAGATCGAGAACGTCCCCGAGATGCCTCTCGTTGTTAGCGATTCAGCTGAGGCTGTTGAGAAGACCTCCGCTGCGATCAAGGTTTTGAAGCAGATCGGTGCTTACGATGACGCCGAGAAGGCTAAGGACAGTATCGGGATTAGGTCTGGTGTAGGTAAGATGAGGAACCGTCGTTACATTTGTCGGAAAGGTCCTCTTGTTGTTTTCGGAACCGAGGGAGCTAAGATTGTGAAAGCGTTTAGGAACATTACTGGTGTTGAGCTTTGTCACGTGGAGAGGCTTAACTTGTTGAAGCTAGCTCCTGGTGGTCACCTTGGGAGGTTTGTGATTTGGACTAAGTCTgcttttgagaagcttgagtctATCTACGGCTCGTTTGAGAAGCCGTCTGAGAAGAAGAAGGGTTATGTGTTGCCTCGTGCGAAGATGGTGAATGCTGATTTGGCTAGGATTATTAACTCTGATGAGGTTCAGAGCGTGGTGAAGCCGATTAAGAAGGATGCGAAGAGGGCTGTGATGAAGAAGAATCCTTTGAAGAATCTTAATGTGATGCTTAAGTTGAATCCGTATGCTAAGACCGCGAAGAGGATGTCTTTGTTGGCTGAAGCACAAAGGGTTAAGTCTAAGAAGGAGAAgttggagaagaagaggaaacccGTCACTAAG GAGGAGGCACAGGCTATTAAAGCTGCAGGCAAGGCGTGGTACCAGACTATGATCTCTGACAGTGATTACACCGAATTTGATAACTTCACCAAGTGGCTCGGAGCCAGTCAGTAG